In the genome of Bacteroidota bacterium, one region contains:
- a CDS encoding DUF6434 domain-containing protein codes for MSRPSLTEHLPVEDFLDFYWLKAELVGFCHRVGLPTTGSKVEVRERIAAYLRDGTVLKPVPKRSGPVDPMPETLTGATPIGRGWTCGKRLRAFFVDEIGPSFRFNRALIDFVKTGAGRPLSEAAAVWRASKEDPDRPIEAQLEFNRHTRAYHRTHPDATRDEVLRAWKAKRATRRSEWDGAEEPPAT; via the coding sequence ATGAGTCGCCCATCTCTGACCGAGCATCTCCCCGTTGAGGACTTCCTCGACTTCTACTGGCTCAAGGCCGAACTCGTCGGCTTTTGCCACCGGGTAGGGCTCCCCACCACTGGTTCGAAGGTGGAAGTGCGCGAGCGCATCGCGGCGTACCTCCGCGACGGCACGGTACTCAAGCCTGTGCCCAAGCGTTCGGGGCCCGTCGATCCGATGCCGGAGACGCTCACTGGTGCCACGCCGATCGGTCGCGGCTGGACCTGCGGCAAACGTCTCCGCGCCTTCTTCGTGGACGAGATCGGCCCGTCGTTCCGCTTCAACCGTGCGCTGATCGACTTCGTCAAGACGGGCGCTGGGCGACCGCTCTCGGAGGCCGCGGCGGTGTGGCGGGCGTCGAAAGAGGACCCCGACCGGCCCATTGAGGCGCAGTTGGAGTTCAACCGCCACACGCGGGCATACCACCGCACGCACCCAGACGCCACGCGCGACGAGGTGCTGCGCGCGTGGAAGGCGAAGCGCGCGACCCGGCGCTCGGAGTGGGACGGCGCCGAGGAACCACCAGCGACGTGA
- a CDS encoding DMT family transporter: MPLVRLSLYTSLAMLAFAGNSLLCREALAGGSIDAASFTIVRLASGAVTLAVLVMARQRTASLGGTWRSALALFVYAAGFSFAYLSLTAATGALLLFGAVQATMIGYGFWTGERFTARQTVGAVLALCGLVGLLLPGFQAPPLLGAVLMLAAGVAWGVYSLRGRGSGDPTQETTGNFVRAVPLAVVLSVVFWQDAAVGPVGLALAVASGALASGMGYAVWYAVVPHLTAGTAATVQLTVPILAAVGGVALLGEAITVRLLVTSVAILGGVGLFLAGKRTAHSTPDVAPADG; the protein is encoded by the coding sequence GGGCTCGATCGATGCCGCCTCGTTCACCATCGTGCGGTTGGCGTCGGGTGCGGTGACGCTTGCCGTCTTGGTGATGGCGCGTCAGCGTACGGCGTCGCTGGGCGGCACGTGGCGGTCGGCGCTCGCCCTGTTCGTCTACGCGGCGGGCTTCTCCTTCGCCTACCTGAGCTTGACGGCTGCGACGGGGGCGTTGCTTCTGTTTGGCGCGGTGCAGGCAACGATGATCGGCTATGGCTTCTGGACGGGGGAACGGTTCACGGCGCGGCAAACGGTAGGGGCCGTCCTTGCCCTGTGCGGACTGGTCGGGCTGCTGCTGCCCGGCTTCCAGGCGCCTCCGCTGCTTGGCGCCGTGCTCATGCTGGCCGCGGGCGTCGCGTGGGGCGTCTACTCGCTGCGCGGGCGCGGCTCCGGCGACCCGACGCAGGAGACGACGGGCAACTTCGTGCGGGCGGTCCCGCTGGCCGTGGTGTTGAGTGTCGTGTTCTGGCAGGATGCCGCAGTGGGGCCTGTAGGGCTAGCCTTGGCCGTCGCGTCCGGTGCGCTGGCGTCTGGTATGGGCTATGCCGTCTGGTACGCCGTGGTGCCGCATTTGACGGCGGGCACCGCCGCCACGGTGCAGCTGACCGTGCCCATCCTGGCCGCCGTCGGCGGCGTGGCGCTCCTGGGCGAGGCGATCACGGTGCGCTTGCTGGTCACGTCCGTGGCGATCTTGGGCGGCGTGGGATTATTCTTGGCTGGCAAGCGAACGGCTCATTCCACCCCCGATGTCGCCCCTGCTGATGGATGA